The stretch of DNA TCCAGCACATCCCTTACTTAGAATCACAAAACAAAGAATTTAACTACGGATTTGTTAACGCTGGCGGCATTCACATCGAGCCAATCGGTGTCTACTCTAAAAAATATAAGAAGTTAAGTGATCTTCCAAAGGGTGCTCACTTAATCATGAGTAACTCTGTAGCTGACCATGGCCGTCTACTTTCTTTACTAGAAGCACAAGGCTTAATCAAGTTAAAAGAAGGCATTGATAAAACAAAAGCAGAATTAAAAGACGTAGTAGAGAATCCAAAGAACCTAAAATTTGATGCAAACTATGAAGCCAAGCTTTTACCACAGATCTTCAATAATGGTGAAGGTGATGCAGTATTGATCAACTCTAACTACGCAATTGATGCAGGATTAAACCCGGTTAAGGATTCTATTGCAATTGAAGACAAAGAATCACCATATGTAAACGTCATTGCCGTTCGTAAAGGTGACGAGAATAAAGAGGCAATCAAAGCTCTAGTAGAAGTCCTTCATTCAAAAGAAATCCAAGACTTCATCCTTGAAAAATACAAAGGTGCAGTTGTACCTGTTTCTGAATAAAAAACGTTCACTTTATAAATAGGAAGAAAATAGTAAAAGTCAGTGAGCTATTCACTGGCTTTTGCTATTTCTGAAGTCATACATGAAACGTTAGGATTGGGTAAAAATAGAAGAGAGATTACACCCAAATTCACTTGGCAAAAGTTGAAAAAATAAGGTATGATTTTAATCGAGTGTATTTTTACATAAATGGATATAAGAATTTTTTTTCAGAAAATTCTTTAAAAAACACTTCATATTCTCAATTAGCAATTACTTAATGAAAATAGAGGTACTGTTTTTACTGTTTAGGAGTTGCTAATACATTTCATTTGTTATAAGATTG from Bacillus sp. SLBN-46 encodes:
- a CDS encoding MetQ/NlpA family ABC transporter substrate-binding protein produces the protein MKKWLSVLLALTLALALAACGKSEEKSEGTSEKGGTTKLVVGASTVPHAEILEQAKPLLKEKGIDLEITTFTDYVLPNKALASKELDANYFQHIPYLESQNKEFNYGFVNAGGIHIEPIGVYSKKYKKLSDLPKGAHLIMSNSVADHGRLLSLLEAQGLIKLKEGIDKTKAELKDVVENPKNLKFDANYEAKLLPQIFNNGEGDAVLINSNYAIDAGLNPVKDSIAIEDKESPYVNVIAVRKGDENKEAIKALVEVLHSKEIQDFILEKYKGAVVPVSE